The following are encoded together in the Parabacteroides chongii genome:
- the nrfA gene encoding ammonia-forming cytochrome c nitrite reductase, with product MEKKLKSWQGWLLFGGTMIVVFVLGVLAASINERRAEIASVMNNKKVEIKGIEAVNEKFAPNYPREYETWTQTADTSFRSQFNGNQMVDVLEARPEMVILWAGYAFSKDYSTPRGHMHAIEDMRHTLRVGSPMTPDEGPQPATCWTCKSPDVPRMMQAIGVDNFYKGKWASMGTEIVNPIGCADCHEPENMNLHISRPALIEAFQRQGRDINKATQQEMRSLVCAQCHVEYYFKGDGKYLTFPWDKGFTVEDMEAYYDEEGFADYTHKLSRTPILKAQHPDYELSMMGIHAQRGVSCADCHMPYKSEGGVKYSDHHIMSPLAMIDRTCQVCHRESEETLRNNVYERQNKANEMRNRLETELAKAHIEAKFAWDKGATEDQMAPVLKLLRQAQWRWDFGVASHGGAFHAPQEIQRILGNGLDKTMQARLAVSKVLSKLGYTDDVPMPDISTKDKAQQYIGLDMAAERQAKEKFMNTVVPEWIKEAKANKRLADKI from the coding sequence ATGGAAAAGAAACTTAAATCATGGCAAGGCTGGTTATTGTTCGGGGGAACAATGATCGTCGTTTTTGTACTGGGTGTACTCGCCGCTTCTATCAACGAGAGACGGGCTGAAATTGCCAGCGTTATGAATAACAAGAAGGTGGAGATCAAAGGGATCGAAGCGGTGAACGAAAAGTTCGCTCCGAACTATCCGCGCGAATATGAAACATGGACGCAGACTGCCGATACCAGTTTCCGGAGCCAGTTTAACGGCAACCAGATGGTCGATGTGCTGGAAGCGCGTCCCGAAATGGTGATCCTCTGGGCGGGATATGCTTTCTCGAAGGACTACTCCACTCCGCGCGGTCATATGCATGCGATCGAGGATATGCGCCATACCTTGCGCGTCGGTTCTCCGATGACACCGGACGAAGGTCCGCAGCCGGCAACCTGCTGGACTTGTAAAAGTCCGGACGTTCCGCGTATGATGCAGGCTATCGGCGTCGATAATTTTTATAAAGGAAAATGGGCTTCGATGGGTACGGAGATCGTGAATCCGATCGGTTGTGCCGATTGCCATGAGCCGGAGAACATGAATCTTCATATCAGCCGCCCGGCTTTGATCGAAGCCTTCCAACGTCAGGGACGCGACATCAATAAAGCGACCCAACAGGAAATGCGCTCGCTGGTATGCGCGCAGTGCCATGTGGAATACTATTTCAAAGGAGACGGAAAATATCTGACTTTCCCCTGGGACAAAGGTTTTACGGTTGAAGATATGGAAGCTTACTACGATGAGGAAGGTTTTGCAGATTATACGCATAAATTGAGCCGTACGCCGATATTGAAAGCGCAGCATCCGGACTACGAATTATCCATGATGGGTATCCATGCACAGCGCGGCGTTTCGTGTGCCGACTGCCATATGCCTTATAAGAGTGAAGGCGGCGTGAAGTATAGCGACCACCATATTATGAGTCCGCTTGCCATGATCGACCGTACCTGTCAGGTTTGCCACCGCGAAAGCGAAGAGACACTCCGCAACAACGTTTACGAACGCCAGAACAAGGCGAACGAAATGCGTAACCGCCTCGAAACGGAACTGGCAAAGGCCCATATCGAAGCTAAATTTGCCTGGGATAAGGGCGCTACGGAAGATCAGATGGCTCCGGTATTGAAACTGCTCCGCCAGGCACAATGGCGTTGGGACTTCGGGGTTGCTTCTCATGGCGGTGCGTTCCATGCTCCCCAGGAGATACAGCGTATTTTGGGCAACGGCTTGGATAAGACCATGCAGGCTCGTCTGGCGGTATCGAAAGTGTTGTCGAAGTTAGGCTATACGGATGATGTGCCGATGCCGGACATCTCTACAAAGGACAAAGCACAACAATATATCGGTCTGGATATGGCTGCCGAACGTCAGGCTAAGGAAAAGTTCATGAACACGGTCGTTCCGGAATGGATCAAAGAGGCGAAAGCAAACAAACGTCTGGCTGATAAGATTTAA
- a CDS encoding Crp/Fnr family transcriptional regulator encodes MNITDIFKIPLFRNFTQKMQDEFLENIEYTIEEHSKGKTIIHQGSPCHAIHVLLKGKLNVDVVDVSGGEVRVEVIKAPRTFATPHVFAEKNQFPATFSVEEDVVLMKIPKESFFKVMHTTPLLLHNFLCVSTSCNKCTMTRLRVLSFRGIRSRYIYYLLDHLKEGEDIVEMEHNQVQLAEYFGVTRPALSKEIGKLVESGFISLGRGKVKILNKQALINLL; translated from the coding sequence ATGAATATAACCGATATCTTTAAAATACCACTGTTCCGGAATTTTACGCAGAAGATGCAGGACGAGTTTCTGGAAAATATTGAATATACTATTGAAGAGCATTCGAAAGGAAAAACCATTATCCACCAGGGCTCTCCCTGTCATGCCATACATGTATTGCTGAAAGGTAAGCTGAACGTAGATGTAGTCGATGTTTCAGGAGGTGAAGTACGGGTTGAGGTCATTAAGGCACCCAGAACTTTTGCCACTCCGCATGTGTTCGCTGAGAAGAATCAGTTCCCTGCCACCTTCTCTGTCGAGGAAGATGTCGTTCTGATGAAGATACCCAAAGAATCTTTCTTTAAGGTCATGCATACCACGCCTCTTTTACTCCATAACTTCCTTTGTGTCAGTACGAGTTGCAACAAATGCACAATGACCCGCCTGCGTGTTTTATCTTTCCGTGGTATCCGCAGCCGTTATATCTATTATTTGCTCGACCATCTGAAGGAAGGTGAAGATATCGTTGAGATGGAACACAACCAGGTGCAGCTCGCCGAATACTTCGGAGTCACCCGCCCTGCCCTTTCCAAGGAAATCGGCAAGCTCGTAGAGAGCGGATTCATCAGCCTGGGCAGAGGAAAGGTGAAGATCCTAAACAAGCAAGCCCTGATAAACCTGCTGTAG
- a CDS encoding potassium-transporting ATPase subunit F — MFIALFILCLVIFGYLMYVLVKPEKF, encoded by the coding sequence ATGTTTATCGCATTGTTTATACTCTGTCTCGTGATCTTCGGGTATCTGATGTATGTATTGGTGAAACCCGAAAAGTTTTAA
- a CDS encoding alginate export family protein, producing the protein MKKRVIVFSGLLLLGSVWMKADENETSKEKENTFSMSAQIRPRAEYRNGVLNPRSEGQGPAGFINNRARLSMNYERQNLSLGLSAQHVGVWGQDPQIDKNGRFILNEAWAQLDFGYGLFAKLGRQSLIYDDERILGGLDWNIAGRYHDALKLGYENKKNKLHLILAFNQNKETEIDGTYYAPGAQPYKNMQTLWYQHIASKEFKASFLFMNLGLEGGDTETKKSDTQFMQTMGTNLYYQPGAWTFGGTFYYQSGKNAGKRDVSAFLWALNAAYKFNSQWSLGIGSDYLSGAGTADGPDAKYKAFDPLYGTHHKFYGAMDYYYATPFKENLNPGLWDNLVKVAYNASSKVNLALTYHYFSTTSDLTINSKELDRGLGSELDLQVDWQIMKDVKLSAGYSTMFGTSTMEAVKGGSKDSWQDWGWLSININPRIFTAKW; encoded by the coding sequence ATGAAGAAACGGGTGATTGTTTTTTCCGGGCTTCTGTTACTAGGCTCGGTGTGGATGAAAGCAGATGAAAATGAAACATCCAAAGAGAAAGAGAATACCTTCTCGATGAGTGCGCAGATACGCCCCAGGGCGGAATACCGCAACGGAGTATTAAATCCCCGTAGCGAAGGACAGGGACCGGCAGGCTTTATCAACAACCGTGCCCGTCTTTCTATGAATTACGAGCGACAGAACCTCTCGCTGGGCCTTTCCGCACAGCATGTCGGTGTCTGGGGACAGGACCCGCAGATAGATAAGAACGGTCGCTTCATCCTGAACGAGGCGTGGGCCCAACTGGATTTCGGCTACGGCCTGTTTGCCAAGCTCGGCCGCCAGTCTCTGATCTACGACGACGAACGTATCCTCGGCGGACTGGACTGGAATATTGCCGGTCGTTATCACGACGCTCTCAAACTCGGTTACGAAAACAAAAAGAATAAACTCCACCTGATCCTCGCCTTTAATCAAAATAAAGAAACGGAAATCGATGGTACGTATTATGCTCCGGGTGCACAGCCTTATAAGAACATGCAGACGTTATGGTACCAGCATATTGCCAGCAAAGAATTCAAAGCCTCTTTCCTGTTCATGAATCTGGGTCTGGAAGGCGGCGACACTGAAACAAAGAAATCCGATACCCAGTTTATGCAAACGATGGGTACCAACCTCTATTACCAGCCGGGAGCCTGGACTTTCGGCGGTACGTTCTATTATCAGTCCGGAAAGAATGCCGGCAAACGCGACGTTTCCGCTTTCCTCTGGGCGTTGAATGCCGCTTATAAATTCAATTCACAGTGGAGCCTGGGTATCGGCAGCGATTACCTGAGCGGTGCAGGCACTGCGGACGGTCCCGATGCCAAATACAAGGCTTTCGATCCGTTATACGGAACGCATCATAAGTTCTACGGTGCTATGGATTATTATTATGCCACACCGTTTAAGGAGAACTTAAATCCGGGCTTGTGGGATAACCTGGTAAAAGTAGCTTACAACGCTTCCTCAAAGGTAAACCTTGCCCTGACGTATCATTACTTCTCGACCACCAGTGATCTTACCATAAACAGCAAGGAGCTCGATCGCGGTCTGGGTTCCGAACTCGACCTGCAGGTCGACTGGCAGATCATGAAAGACGTGAAGCTCTCCGCCGGTTACTCCACCATGTTCGGAACATCGACGATGGAAGCCGTCAAAGGTGGCAGCAAAGACAGCTGGCAGGACTGGGGATGGTTGTCGATCAACATTAATCCAAGAATATTTACTGCCAAATGGTAG
- a CDS encoding OmpA/MotB family protein, with amino-acid sequence MRKVLFIAVSALLLCTSCVTKKKYLEAENGRLEAIGRANALQEQLVDCRDTGDKLNERLAALQRDTARLGSNIRNYQTMLSSNMTQQEKLNSLLSQKMEELNERERTINELQDMINAQNEKVRNLLNSVKDALLGFSSDELTVTEKDGKVYVAMSDKLLFESGSARVDKRGKEALAKLAEVLNKQSDIDVYIEGHTDSKPINTAQFKDNWDLSVIRATSVVRILTKDYGVNPLQIQPSGRGEYMPVADNESAEGRSKNRRTEIIMAPKLDKLYQMLQ; translated from the coding sequence ATGAGGAAAGTTTTATTCATAGCAGTCTCCGCACTGCTGCTTTGCACTTCATGTGTAACGAAAAAGAAATACCTGGAAGCGGAAAACGGTCGTCTCGAAGCCATCGGACGTGCCAACGCATTACAGGAACAACTGGTCGATTGCCGCGATACCGGCGACAAACTGAACGAGCGCCTTGCCGCCCTCCAGCGCGACACGGCACGCCTGGGCAGCAACATCCGTAATTACCAGACCATGCTCAGCTCGAACATGACGCAACAGGAGAAACTGAACAGCCTCCTCAGCCAGAAGATGGAAGAGCTGAACGAACGTGAACGGACGATCAACGAACTGCAGGACATGATCAACGCCCAGAACGAGAAAGTCCGCAACCTGCTGAACAGTGTGAAGGATGCCCTGCTGGGCTTCAGCAGCGACGAACTGACGGTAACCGAAAAAGACGGCAAGGTATATGTCGCCATGTCCGACAAGCTGTTGTTCGAATCGGGCAGCGCGCGCGTGGATAAACGGGGGAAAGAAGCATTGGCGAAGCTGGCGGAAGTCCTCAACAAGCAATCGGATATAGACGTATATATCGAAGGGCATACCGACAGCAAGCCGATCAATACGGCACAGTTCAAGGATAACTGGGATTTGAGCGTGATACGTGCGACATCGGTAGTCCGCATCCTGACCAAAGACTATGGCGTGAACCCGTTGCAGATCCAGCCCAGCGGACGCGGCGAATATATGCCGGTTGCCGACAACGAGTCTGCCGAGGGTCGCAGCAAGAACCGCCGTACGGAGATCATCATGGCTCCGAAGCTGGATAAGTTGTATCAGATGCTCCAGTAA
- the ccsA gene encoding cytochrome c biogenesis protein CcsA, which translates to MDWSHFIYFALPSVICWAIGAAMAYRTDKPGRVIGWTVAGLAIFMAFIVGMWMSLERPPLRTMGETRLWYSFFLPVAGIITYIRWRYKWILSFSTVLSFVFICINLFKPEIHNKTLMPALQSPWFAPHVIVYMFAYAMLGAAAIVAVYLLVRSRKRTIDRKVMSLCDNLVYVGTAFLTIGMLFGALWAKEAWGHYWSWDPKETWAAATWLGNLLYIHFRLHRYKQYKIALGLLVFAFVLLQVCWFGVNYLPSAQGNSVHVYNME; encoded by the coding sequence ATGGATTGGAGTCATTTTATATATTTCGCTTTGCCGTCCGTCATCTGCTGGGCGATAGGTGCGGCAATGGCGTACCGGACGGACAAGCCGGGACGGGTCATCGGGTGGACGGTTGCCGGACTGGCGATATTCATGGCTTTCATTGTGGGCATGTGGATGTCGTTGGAACGTCCGCCACTCCGGACGATGGGCGAGACGCGCTTGTGGTACTCGTTCTTCCTGCCAGTTGCAGGGATCATTACTTATATCCGCTGGCGGTATAAATGGATATTGTCGTTCAGTACGGTGCTGTCGTTCGTCTTTATCTGCATCAATCTGTTCAAGCCGGAGATACATAATAAGACGCTGATGCCTGCCCTGCAGAGTCCGTGGTTTGCACCGCATGTGATCGTGTATATGTTTGCCTATGCGATGCTGGGAGCGGCGGCAATCGTGGCGGTCTATCTGTTGGTCCGCTCACGAAAAAGAACGATAGACCGGAAGGTGATGAGCCTCTGCGACAACCTGGTCTATGTAGGGACCGCCTTTCTGACGATCGGCATGTTGTTCGGTGCACTTTGGGCGAAAGAAGCCTGGGGGCATTACTGGAGCTGGGACCCGAAAGAGACCTGGGCGGCAGCGACCTGGCTGGGCAATCTGCTGTATATTCATTTCAGGCTTCACAGGTACAAACAATATAAGATTGCTCTCGGATTATTGGTGTTCGCTTTTGTCCTGCTGCAGGTTTGCTGGTTCGGTGTGAACTATCTCCCTTCGGCGCAGGGAAACAGCGTGCACGTATATAACATGGAATAA
- a CDS encoding DUF6261 family protein produces MVKIQTFGTKTRLKNNESLTFGREIETAIETIGAKSIGIEDIFPEYKEKLQIFDDSIVNISKSPYTDQMNEANKLRGDYHVAIIVEMKNAMRHYDKDKLAAAKRIKTLSDTFIGAQRRSFDDQTSFINNFLQALASDQYKEDATLLGLDPWITELKKVNELCSNLTLKRTKERSEKSVKGNTEMTRPVFEKAYAAIVEKLNALAMINGDEKYAELFAWWNSRIDHYRVVISNSLGAGMGGKTSIGITYPSKPTKEDPEDRPVIE; encoded by the coding sequence ATGGTAAAAATACAAACGTTTGGAACGAAAACCAGATTAAAAAACAACGAAAGCCTTACTTTTGGTAGGGAGATAGAAACAGCTATTGAAACTATTGGTGCCAAGAGTATCGGAATTGAAGATATATTTCCTGAATATAAGGAGAAGTTGCAGATATTCGATGACAGTATAGTCAATATCAGTAAAAGTCCCTATACCGATCAGATGAATGAAGCGAACAAACTGCGTGGAGACTACCATGTTGCCATTATCGTAGAGATGAAGAATGCTATGAGGCATTACGATAAAGATAAATTAGCAGCTGCTAAACGGATAAAGACACTTTCTGATACATTCATAGGGGCACAAAGACGCTCTTTTGATGACCAGACAAGTTTTATTAATAATTTTCTGCAGGCATTGGCTTCCGATCAATACAAGGAGGATGCCACTTTATTAGGACTCGATCCCTGGATCACTGAACTTAAAAAGGTGAACGAACTTTGTTCGAATCTAACATTGAAACGGACAAAAGAACGTTCAGAGAAATCCGTCAAAGGAAATACCGAAATGACACGTCCTGTCTTTGAGAAAGCATATGCTGCTATAGTAGAAAAACTCAATGCACTGGCAATGATAAACGGCGATGAAAAATATGCTGAACTCTTTGCATGGTGGAACTCACGTATTGATCATTATCGTGTAGTGATCTCTAATAGCTTAGGTGCAGGTATGGGAGGTAAAACGAGTATTGGAATAACATACCCGTCGAAACCGACTAAAGAGGATCCGGAAGACCGGCCTGTAATAGAATAA
- the nrfH gene encoding cytochrome c nitrite reductase small subunit, producing the protein MKIKEIINRILPTRRSKLFALVASGAICGLGFYTFYVSRAWSYLSDEPSTCVNCHIMGPYYATWNHSSHSRNATCNDCHVPHENAAKKWFFKGMDGMRHAAVFMMRGEPQVIQAIDESAEVIMNNCIRCHTQLNTEFVNTGRIDHEMAMAGDGKACWDCHREVPHGGSNSLSSTPSAIVPYPKSNTPDWLKEMLK; encoded by the coding sequence ATGAAGATAAAAGAGATCATAAACAGGATTCTTCCTACCCGGCGGAGTAAATTATTTGCGCTTGTAGCCAGTGGGGCGATCTGTGGTTTAGGCTTTTATACATTTTATGTATCGAGGGCCTGGAGTTACTTGTCCGATGAGCCGTCGACCTGTGTGAACTGCCATATCATGGGGCCTTATTATGCCACCTGGAACCATAGCTCACACAGCCGGAACGCCACCTGTAACGACTGCCATGTGCCACACGAAAACGCCGCAAAGAAATGGTTCTTCAAAGGAATGGACGGTATGCGTCATGCCGCTGTATTCATGATGCGCGGTGAACCGCAGGTGATTCAGGCCATCGACGAGAGCGCAGAAGTCATTATGAACAACTGTATCCGTTGCCACACGCAACTGAATACGGAGTTTGTCAATACCGGTCGCATCGACCATGAAATGGCAATGGCAGGCGATGGAAAAGCCTGCTGGGACTGTCACCGGGAGGTCCCGCACGGAGGATCGAACAGTCTTTCGTCGACTCCGTCGGCAATCGTCCCTTATCCGAAATCCAACACGCCGGACTGGCTGAAAGAGATGCTTAAATAG
- a CDS encoding PAS domain-containing sensor histidine kinase has translation MKAREFKLLLKYRNLFNNMPVPYVRNKILDNNGSEDIEVLDVNKAFSEKIIPDEQILHKKRKDIEATEIGSLDRYIEISRQVLDTREPYEYEYQIGNYFFTIVIMPSEEPDVTDVFFVDITKIKKFQKNLEIFNHKLSIAIDAANMIYWHYNIQNDIFISESVNMNNDSSLGMTHLDWIKNKVLSLEDGLLAVHSDFRESVRELFFRLISGEVSKGHIEYQLSSLRLSDEEEEAWEELLAEAEHGPDGRVIALVGVFLPITERKKLEKELRRTRDKAEEANKLKTAFLANISHEIRTPLNAIIGFSGLLPMAESQEEMDEYVGIIESNNSLLLQLVNDILDLANIESGTFDFSESDFSVNSMLDEIVHAAYFRNKKEEIQIVCNKGLPECMIRTAKNRLMQVIINLMNNALKFTEKGTVSVGYEYLKEEKQLRFFVKDTGIGIPIDQLDKVFERFVKLNTFIQGSGLGLSICEIIVHMLGGEIWVESEIGKGTIFLFTLPIQYQIR, from the coding sequence ATGAAAGCACGCGAATTCAAGCTGCTTTTAAAATATCGCAATTTATTTAATAATATGCCTGTTCCTTATGTGCGAAACAAGATATTAGATAATAACGGTTCGGAAGATATAGAAGTGTTGGATGTAAATAAGGCTTTCAGTGAAAAAATAATTCCAGATGAACAGATTTTACATAAAAAACGAAAAGACATTGAAGCAACGGAAATCGGTTCGCTTGACAGATATATAGAAATATCTAGGCAGGTACTTGATACAAGGGAACCTTATGAGTATGAATATCAAATTGGCAATTATTTTTTTACTATTGTAATCATGCCCTCGGAAGAACCGGATGTTACTGATGTGTTCTTTGTCGATATTACGAAAATAAAGAAGTTTCAAAAAAATCTGGAGATATTTAATCATAAACTGTCCATTGCTATTGATGCTGCCAATATGATTTATTGGCATTATAACATTCAGAATGATATTTTTATATCAGAATCAGTCAATATGAATAATGATTCCTCTTTGGGAATGACTCATTTGGATTGGATAAAGAATAAGGTTCTTTCATTGGAGGACGGTTTACTGGCTGTGCATTCGGATTTTCGTGAATCGGTACGGGAGTTGTTTTTCCGTCTGATATCTGGTGAAGTATCTAAAGGTCATATCGAATATCAGTTAAGTAGTTTACGGCTTTCAGATGAAGAAGAGGAAGCGTGGGAAGAATTGCTTGCCGAAGCGGAGCATGGTCCGGATGGGAGAGTGATTGCGTTGGTAGGTGTTTTCTTGCCAATCACGGAACGAAAAAAGTTAGAGAAGGAGTTGCGCAGAACACGGGATAAGGCGGAAGAAGCGAATAAGTTGAAAACAGCGTTCCTTGCGAATATAAGCCATGAGATACGAACACCGCTGAATGCCATCATAGGCTTTTCTGGTTTGCTTCCTATGGCTGAATCACAGGAGGAGATGGATGAGTATGTTGGAATTATTGAAAGCAACAATTCCCTTTTATTACAACTAGTCAATGATATTCTTGACTTGGCGAATATAGAGTCGGGGACGTTTGACTTTTCAGAATCTGACTTTTCGGTCAACTCTATGCTCGATGAAATCGTACATGCGGCATATTTCAGAAATAAAAAAGAAGAGATACAGATTGTTTGTAATAAAGGCTTGCCGGAATGTATGATCCGGACTGCTAAGAACCGTCTGATGCAAGTAATAATAAACCTAATGAATAATGCGCTGAAATTTACGGAGAAAGGAACGGTTTCAGTCGGATATGAATATCTCAAAGAAGAGAAGCAATTAAGGTTTTTTGTAAAGGATACGGGGATCGGAATACCAATAGACCAGTTAGATAAGGTCTTTGAACGTTTTGTGAAATTAAATACCTTTATTCAAGGTAGCGGACTAGGGTTAAGTATTTGTGAAATAATTGTTCATATGTTAGGTGGTGAGATATGGGTAGAATCGGAGATCGGTAAAGGAACAATTTTTTTATTTACCTTACCCATACAATACCAAATAAGATAA
- a CDS encoding cytochrome c biogenesis protein ResB, with the protein MWRQPWGYKEGWAICIGLFITGAVLQLTAGKVDPTLFRYPLNAITGGLFLFFLIMVYVASRKAAALQWFYSLTASITSLTAWMVLVIIMGLTRQAAPSVTVTHGGLLSGLGFMQMTLSWPFMLLFLYFLSVLGLVTIRKIAHFRKKDIPFILNHAGLFITLLAAILGNGDLQRMRMTVPLEQPEWRATDETGEMQELPLAIELKSFTIDEYPPKLLAIDNTTGNALPENNPENLLVEETPLSGSLLDWEVEVIRSLPMAACVHGKDTVNFVEFHSEGATSAVFVKVRNKKDGAEKSGWVSCGSFMFPYVSLQLNDEISLVMPGREPKRFASEVSVYTQDKEQADALIEVNKPFSIAGWKIYQLSYDETKGKWSTVSVFELVRDPWLPVVYAGILMLLLGSVCLFIQAPGNKEKEEAVNDTINE; encoded by the coding sequence ATGTGGAGACAACCCTGGGGATATAAGGAAGGATGGGCGATCTGTATCGGCCTGTTCATTACCGGAGCAGTTCTGCAACTGACGGCCGGAAAGGTTGATCCGACGCTTTTCCGGTATCCCCTGAACGCTATAACGGGAGGTTTGTTCCTGTTTTTCTTGATAATGGTATATGTCGCGAGCCGTAAAGCTGCTGCTTTGCAGTGGTTTTACAGCCTCACGGCGAGTATTACGTCTTTAACGGCATGGATGGTTTTGGTTATCATCATGGGACTGACCCGGCAGGCGGCTCCCTCCGTAACGGTTACTCACGGAGGACTACTGTCTGGGTTGGGTTTCATGCAGATGACGCTCTCGTGGCCTTTTATGTTGCTGTTTCTTTACTTTCTTTCGGTATTGGGGTTGGTGACTATTCGTAAAATAGCTCATTTCAGAAAGAAAGACATTCCTTTTATCCTGAATCATGCGGGATTGTTCATCACGCTGCTGGCGGCTATCCTGGGAAACGGCGATTTGCAGCGCATGCGTATGACGGTTCCTCTGGAGCAACCCGAATGGCGGGCGACGGATGAAACCGGTGAAATGCAGGAATTACCTTTGGCGATCGAGCTGAAATCGTTTACGATCGATGAATACCCTCCGAAGTTGCTGGCTATCGACAACACGACCGGAAATGCGTTGCCGGAAAATAATCCTGAAAACTTATTGGTGGAAGAGACTCCTTTATCGGGTTCCTTACTGGATTGGGAGGTGGAAGTGATCCGGTCGCTTCCGATGGCAGCCTGTGTTCATGGGAAAGATACGGTAAACTTTGTCGAGTTCCATTCTGAAGGGGCGACTTCCGCCGTCTTTGTCAAGGTTCGTAATAAGAAGGATGGTGCGGAGAAGAGCGGTTGGGTGAGTTGCGGCAGTTTCATGTTCCCGTACGTCTCCTTACAGCTGAACGACGAGATCAGCCTGGTGATGCCGGGGCGGGAGCCGAAACGCTTTGCGTCTGAAGTTTCCGTCTATACGCAGGACAAGGAGCAGGCAGATGCGCTTATCGAAGTCAACAAGCCTTTCAGCATAGCCGGATGGAAGATTTACCAGCTGAGCTATGACGAGACGAAAGGGAAGTGGAGCACTGTCAGCGTCTTTGAACTGGTTCGCGATCCGTGGCTTCCGGTAGTATACGCCGGCATTCTGATGCTGTTGCTCGGCTCTGTCTGCCTGTTCATACAGGCTCCGGGAAACAAGGAAAAGGAAGAGGCGGTTAACGATACAATAAATGAATAA